Proteins from one Aureimonas sp. SA4125 genomic window:
- the glnT gene encoding type III glutamate--ammonia ligase: MSASLEAIAKKRGIKYFLISYTDLFGVQRAKLVPAQAIDKMAEDGAGFAGFATWLDMSPADPDVFAKPDPDSLIQLPWKPEVGWLAADPWMNGAPVEHAPRNTLKRLVAEAAAKGYAVKTGVECEFFLTTPDGRAVCDQADRQMKPCYDQSALMRQYDIITEIGDAMLALGWKPYQSDHEDANGQFEMNWAFDDALLTADRHAFFKYMARSIAEKHGLRATFMPKPFIDLTGSGCHAHVSLWQGETNVFEDPDGELGISKIGYQFLGGIMHSAEALTAIFNPTVNSYKRINAPRTTSGATWAPNAITYTGNNRTHLIRIPEGNRFEIRLADGAANPYLLQAGIIAAGLDGLENARDPGPRLDINMYTEGHTVGDAKRLPLNLLDALRALGASDIMKQRLGAVVPSYLKLKGEEWNAYSRHLTDWERENTLDC; encoded by the coding sequence ATGTCAGCCAGCCTGGAAGCGATCGCGAAAAAGCGCGGGATCAAGTATTTCCTGATCTCCTATACCGACCTCTTCGGCGTGCAGCGCGCCAAGCTGGTGCCGGCCCAGGCGATCGACAAGATGGCCGAGGACGGCGCCGGGTTCGCCGGCTTTGCCACCTGGCTCGACATGTCGCCGGCCGACCCCGACGTCTTCGCCAAGCCCGATCCGGACAGTCTCATTCAGTTGCCGTGGAAGCCGGAGGTCGGCTGGCTCGCGGCGGATCCCTGGATGAACGGGGCCCCGGTCGAGCACGCGCCCCGCAACACGCTGAAGCGGCTCGTCGCCGAGGCCGCGGCCAAGGGCTATGCGGTCAAGACCGGCGTCGAATGCGAGTTCTTCCTGACGACGCCGGACGGGCGGGCGGTCTGCGATCAGGCCGACCGGCAGATGAAGCCCTGCTACGACCAATCGGCCCTGATGCGCCAGTACGACATCATCACCGAGATCGGCGACGCCATGCTCGCCCTCGGCTGGAAGCCCTACCAGAGCGACCACGAGGATGCGAACGGCCAGTTCGAGATGAACTGGGCCTTCGACGACGCGCTCCTCACGGCCGACCGCCACGCCTTCTTCAAGTACATGGCCCGCTCGATCGCCGAGAAGCACGGGCTGCGCGCAACCTTCATGCCGAAACCCTTCATCGACCTCACGGGATCGGGCTGCCACGCGCATGTCTCGCTCTGGCAAGGCGAGACGAACGTCTTCGAGGACCCGGACGGAGAGCTCGGGATTTCCAAGATCGGCTACCAGTTCCTCGGCGGCATCATGCACTCGGCCGAGGCGTTGACGGCGATCTTCAATCCGACGGTCAATTCCTACAAGCGCATCAATGCGCCGCGGACGACCTCGGGGGCCACCTGGGCGCCGAATGCGATCACCTATACCGGCAACAACCGCACGCACCTCATCCGCATCCCCGAGGGCAACCGCTTCGAGATCCGCCTCGCCGACGGCGCGGCCAACCCCTATCTGCTGCAGGCCGGCATCATCGCCGCCGGGCTGGACGGGTTGGAGAACGCGCGCGATCCCGGTCCGCGGCTCGATATCAACATGTACACCGAAGGCCATACGGTCGGTGATGCCAAGAGGCTGCCGCTGAATCTGCTCGACGCGCTGCGCGCCCTCGGCGCGTCCGACATCATGAAGCAGCGGCTCGGCGCGGTAGTCCCGAGCTATCTGAAGCTGAAGGGCGAGGAGTGGAACGCCTACTCCCGCCACCTGACCGACTGGGAGCGCGAGAACACGCTCGACTGCTGA
- a CDS encoding FMN-binding glutamate synthase family protein, whose product MNAPMKPVHRTLPRYSATFDPHTISEIQRAAATGIYDIRGGGAKRKVPHFDDLLFLGASISRYPLEGYREKCGTDVVLGSRFAKKPIRLKIPVTIAGMSFGSLSGQAKEALGRGASLAGTSTTTGDGGMTEEERGHSSILVYQYLPSRYGMNPKDLRRADAIEIVIGQGAKPGGGGMLLGQKISPRVAKMRTLPEGIDQRSACRHPDWTGPDDLEIKIEELREITDWEKPIYVKIGASRPYYDTALAVKSGADVVVLDGMQGGTAATQEVFIENVGLPILAAIAPAVRALQDLGMHRKVQLIVSGGIRSGADVAKALALGADAVSIGSAALIALGDNDPALEAEYQKLGTTAGAYDDWHEGLDPAGITTQNPELAARLDPVLAGRRLANYLAVLTLEAQTIARACGKSHVHNLEPEDLVALTMEAAAMARVPLAGTSWIPGQTGL is encoded by the coding sequence ATGAACGCTCCGATGAAACCCGTCCACCGCACGCTGCCGCGCTATTCCGCGACTTTCGATCCGCACACGATCTCGGAGATCCAGCGCGCGGCGGCAACCGGCATCTACGACATCCGCGGCGGCGGCGCCAAGCGCAAGGTGCCGCATTTCGACGATCTGCTCTTCCTCGGCGCGTCGATCTCGCGCTATCCGCTCGAAGGCTACCGCGAGAAATGCGGCACCGACGTCGTCCTCGGATCGCGCTTCGCCAAGAAGCCGATCCGGCTGAAAATTCCGGTCACCATTGCCGGCATGAGTTTCGGGTCGCTGTCGGGGCAGGCCAAGGAAGCGCTCGGCCGTGGCGCGAGCCTTGCCGGGACCTCGACGACCACGGGCGACGGCGGCATGACCGAGGAGGAGCGTGGGCATTCCTCGATCCTCGTCTACCAGTACCTCCCCTCGCGCTACGGCATGAACCCGAAGGACCTGCGCCGCGCCGACGCGATCGAGATCGTCATCGGTCAGGGCGCCAAGCCCGGTGGCGGCGGCATGCTGCTCGGCCAGAAGATCTCGCCGCGCGTCGCCAAGATGCGCACCTTGCCGGAAGGCATCGACCAGCGCTCGGCCTGCCGCCATCCCGACTGGACCGGGCCGGACGATCTTGAGATCAAGATCGAGGAACTCCGGGAGATCACCGACTGGGAGAAGCCGATCTACGTCAAGATCGGGGCCTCCCGGCCCTATTACGACACCGCGCTGGCGGTGAAGTCGGGTGCCGACGTCGTCGTCCTCGACGGCATGCAGGGCGGCACGGCGGCGACGCAGGAAGTGTTCATCGAGAATGTCGGCCTGCCGATCCTCGCGGCCATCGCCCCGGCCGTTCGGGCGCTGCAGGACCTCGGCATGCACCGCAAGGTGCAGCTGATCGTCTCCGGCGGCATCCGCTCCGGCGCGGATGTCGCCAAGGCCCTGGCACTCGGTGCCGATGCGGTCTCGATCGGCTCGGCGGCGCTGATCGCGCTCGGCGACAACGACCCGGCGCTGGAGGCCGAATACCAGAAGCTCGGCACCACGGCCGGCGCCTATGACGACTGGCACGAGGGCCTCGACCCCGCCGGCATCACCACGCAGAACCCGGAGCTCGCCGCCCGCCTCGACCCGGTGCTCGCCGGCCGGCGCCTCGCCAACTACCTCGCCGTCCTGACGCTCGAGGCGCAGACCATCGCCCGGGCGTGCGGCAAGAGCCATGTCCACAATCTCGAACCCGAAGATCTCGTCGCCCTGACCATGGAAGCGGCGGCCATGGCCCGCGTGCCGCTCGCCGGGACGAGCTGGATCCCCGGACAGACAGGACTTTGA
- a CDS encoding protein glxC: protein MPSFDLAAAPLRDLNQALHALPETTNETHWVIDNPGGKHAIACGLDAPITVEVNGHVGYYCGGMNARATIRVSGNAGVGVGENMMSGEIRISGDASQAAGATAHGGLLVIDGNASARCGISMKGVDIVVKGSIGPMSAFMAQAGNLVVLGDAGEALGDSIYEAKLFVRGSVASLGADCIEKPLGPEEIEALEGVLAKAGLEDVAASDFRFYGSARGLYHFHVDNADAY, encoded by the coding sequence ATGCCGAGTTTCGACCTCGCCGCCGCGCCGCTGCGCGACCTCAACCAGGCGCTGCATGCGCTGCCCGAGACGACGAACGAGACGCACTGGGTGATCGACAATCCCGGCGGCAAGCACGCCATCGCCTGCGGCCTCGATGCGCCGATCACCGTCGAGGTCAACGGCCATGTCGGCTACTATTGTGGCGGCATGAACGCCCGGGCGACCATCCGCGTCTCCGGCAATGCCGGCGTCGGCGTCGGCGAGAACATGATGTCGGGCGAGATCCGCATATCCGGCGACGCCAGCCAGGCGGCGGGCGCCACCGCGCATGGCGGCCTCCTCGTCATCGACGGTAATGCCTCGGCCCGCTGCGGCATCTCGATGAAGGGCGTCGACATCGTCGTGAAGGGGTCGATCGGCCCCATGAGCGCCTTCATGGCGCAGGCCGGCAATCTCGTCGTCCTCGGCGATGCGGGCGAGGCGCTGGGCGATTCCATCTACGAGGCAAAGCTGTTCGTGCGCGGCTCGGTCGCCAGCCTCGGCGCAGACTGCATCGAAAAACCGCTCGGGCCGGAGGAGATCGAAGCGCTGGAAGGCGTCCTCGCCAAAGCCGGGCTCGAGGATGTCGCGGCAAGCGATTTTCGCTTCTACGGCTCGGCCCGCGGCCTCTATCATTTCCACGTCGACAATGCCGACGCCTACTGA
- a CDS encoding glutamine amidotransferase family protein, giving the protein MCGIVGLFLKGPKHEGELGSLLSGMLEVMSDRGPDSAGFAVYGAGSGGSIKLTLRGTDAARLRQVIASLGEALGESLAPVFHDTHAVVVVKDGQLADARAFLATQDAVSLVGAGERMELYKEVGLPGDVAGRFGLAAMSGTHGIGHTRMATESAVTTRGAHPFSTGTDQCLVHNGSLSNHASLRRMLSREGIGFATDNDSEVAAGYLTWKMREGSTLSEALEEGLDDLDGFYTFVVGTEKGFAVLRDPISCKPAVMAETEDYVAFGSEYRALAGLPGIETARVFEPEPATVYVWERP; this is encoded by the coding sequence ATGTGCGGGATCGTCGGGCTCTTCCTGAAGGGGCCGAAACACGAGGGCGAGCTCGGCTCGCTTCTTTCAGGGATGCTCGAGGTCATGTCGGATCGCGGGCCGGACAGCGCCGGCTTCGCCGTCTATGGCGCGGGATCCGGCGGCAGCATCAAGCTGACCCTCCGGGGCACGGACGCCGCAAGGCTGCGCCAAGTCATCGCCAGCCTCGGGGAGGCGCTGGGGGAAAGTCTCGCCCCGGTCTTTCACGACACCCACGCCGTCGTCGTCGTGAAGGACGGCCAACTGGCCGACGCCCGCGCCTTCCTTGCGACGCAGGATGCCGTCAGCCTCGTCGGCGCCGGCGAGCGCATGGAACTCTACAAGGAAGTCGGCCTGCCCGGCGACGTCGCCGGCCGCTTCGGCCTTGCCGCGATGTCGGGCACGCACGGCATCGGCCACACCCGCATGGCGACGGAATCGGCGGTGACGACCCGGGGTGCCCACCCCTTCTCCACCGGCACCGACCAGTGCCTCGTCCACAACGGCTCGCTGTCGAACCATGCCTCGCTGCGGCGGATGCTGTCGCGCGAGGGGATCGGCTTTGCCACCGACAACGATTCCGAGGTCGCCGCGGGCTATCTCACCTGGAAGATGCGGGAGGGCTCGACCCTCAGCGAGGCGCTGGAAGAGGGCCTCGACGATCTCGACGGTTTCTATACCTTCGTCGTCGGGACGGAGAAGGGATTTGCCGTCTTGCGCGATCCGATCTCGTGCAAGCCGGCGGTCATGGCCGAGACCGAGGACTATGTCGCTTTCGGCTCGGAATACCGGGCGCTCGCCGGCCTGCCCGGCATCGAGACGGCGCGCGTCTTCGAGCCGGAACCGGCGACGGTCTATGTCTGGGAGCGCCCGTGA
- a CDS encoding XRE family transcriptional regulator — MTSDRTGSDGPDDTELATGSSAPRTEHRNLERALGAHVRRLRRQKDLSIADLSAAAGISSGMLSKIENGQISPSLTTLQAIASALGVQMSTLFAEFEEQRDCSFVRADQGVIIDRRGTKAGHVYRLLGHGLRNDVVVEPYLIELHEDALPYTNFQHAGTEFIFMLTGSVAYRHGERTYELSPGDAMLFDSAALHGPERLNQLPCTYLSIIVYSREQP, encoded by the coding sequence ATGACGAGCGACAGGACGGGCAGCGACGGCCCAGACGACACCGAGCTTGCGACCGGATCGAGCGCGCCGCGAACCGAGCACCGCAACCTGGAGCGGGCGCTTGGCGCGCATGTTCGCCGGCTGCGGCGGCAGAAGGACCTGTCGATCGCCGATCTGTCGGCGGCGGCCGGCATTTCCAGCGGCATGCTGTCGAAGATCGAGAACGGCCAGATCTCGCCCTCGCTGACGACGCTGCAGGCGATCGCCTCGGCGCTGGGCGTGCAGATGTCGACGCTGTTCGCCGAGTTCGAGGAGCAGCGCGACTGCTCCTTCGTCCGGGCGGACCAGGGCGTCATCATCGATCGCCGCGGCACCAAGGCGGGGCATGTCTACCGCCTGCTCGGGCACGGCCTGCGCAACGACGTCGTGGTCGAGCCCTATCTGATCGAGCTGCACGAGGACGCCCTGCCCTACACGAACTTCCAGCATGCGGGCACCGAGTTCATCTTCATGCTGACCGGCAGCGTCGCCTACCGCCATGGCGAGCGGACCTACGAGCTGTCGCCCGGCGACGCCATGCTCTTCGATTCCGCCGCGCTGCACGGCCCGGAGCGGCTGAACCAGCTGCCCTGCACCTATCTCTCGATCATCGTCTACAGCCGCGAGCAGCCCTGA
- a CDS encoding AraC family transcriptional regulator produces MHDPLLNHARRYADAHADRNGVAATPVDGLVILRETAPTMLQYAVSKPLVALVLQGGKRVTMGSRSFDFGSGESLVISTDVPTVSQITLASRVLPYYSLVLELDPSIIAGLVGQMGSVPFEINQPIRVDPTEGEVADAAWRLLRLLEKPESLKVLEPQLRREMHYWLLSGRHGGAIRALGVTDSNAGRIGRAVAILRLRYAEPIKVEALADAAGMSLSAFHVHFRNMTSLSPIQFQKQLRLIEARRRMLAEGQSVAVAAYDVGYESVPQFTREYGRMFGQPPARDIRQARAQMVAVA; encoded by the coding sequence ATGCACGATCCGCTTCTCAACCACGCCCGGCGCTATGCCGACGCTCATGCCGACCGCAACGGCGTCGCCGCAACGCCCGTCGACGGCTTGGTGATCCTGCGCGAGACAGCGCCGACCATGCTGCAATATGCGGTGTCGAAACCCTTGGTGGCCTTGGTCCTTCAGGGCGGCAAGCGCGTGACGATGGGGAGCCGGAGCTTCGACTTCGGATCGGGCGAGTCGCTGGTCATCTCCACCGATGTTCCCACCGTCAGCCAGATCACCTTGGCCAGCCGCGTCTTGCCTTATTACTCGCTGGTTCTCGAACTCGACCCCTCGATCATTGCGGGACTGGTCGGCCAGATGGGATCGGTGCCGTTCGAGATAAACCAGCCGATCCGGGTCGATCCGACCGAAGGGGAAGTCGCCGACGCCGCGTGGCGACTGCTGCGTCTGCTCGAGAAGCCAGAGAGCCTCAAGGTCCTGGAGCCTCAACTCCGCCGCGAGATGCATTACTGGTTGCTGAGTGGCCGCCATGGGGGTGCGATCCGGGCCTTGGGCGTGACCGATAGCAATGCCGGGCGGATCGGACGGGCCGTCGCGATCCTCCGTCTTCGCTATGCCGAACCGATTAAGGTCGAGGCTCTGGCGGACGCGGCCGGAATGAGCCTCTCCGCCTTCCACGTCCACTTCCGCAACATGACCTCGCTGTCTCCGATCCAGTTCCAGAAGCAGCTTCGCTTGATCGAGGCGCGGCGGCGAATGCTGGCGGAGGGGCAGTCGGTCGCGGTCGCAGCCTATGATGTCGGCTACGAGAGCGTCCCGCAGTTCACGCGCGAGTATGGTCGCATGTTCGGTCAACCACCCGCGCGTGACATCCGCCAAGCGCGAGCACAGATGGTGGCGGTGGCCTGA